A genomic segment from Anas platyrhynchos isolate ZD024472 breed Pekin duck chromosome 5, IASCAAS_PekinDuck_T2T, whole genome shotgun sequence encodes:
- the PHLDA2 gene encoding pleckstrin homology-like domain family A member 2, whose amino-acid sequence MKMQAEVIREGELEKRSDSLFQLWKKKLVVLTKDSLSLFPDGHKRAKGKELGFGSILKVDCVERTGKYIYFTIVTKDRKEIDFRCPDQSCWNASITMALIDFQNKRAIQDFKSRQEMEQAAGTQERRLARAP is encoded by the coding sequence ATGAAGATGCAAGCCGAGGTGATCCGCGAGGGCGAGCTGGAGAAGCGCAGCGACAGCCTTTTTCAGCTGTGGAAGAAGAAGCTGGTGGTGCTCACCAAGGACAGCCTGAGCCTCTTCCCCGACGGGCACAAGCGGGCCAAGGGCAAGGAGCTGGGCTTCGGCTCCATCCTCAAGGTGGACTGTGTGGAGCGCACGGGCAAGTACATCTACTTCACCATTGTCACCAAGGACCGCAAGGAGATTGACTTTCGGTGCCCGGACCAGAGCTGCTGGAACGCCTCCATCACCATGGCCCTCATCGACTTCCAGAACAAGCGGGCCATCCAGGACTTCAAGAGCCGCCAGGAGATGGAGCAGGCGGCGGGCACCCAGGAGCGGCGGCTGGCCCGGGCGCCCTGA